A genomic window from Leptospiraceae bacterium includes:
- the hypE gene encoding hydrogenase expression/formation protein HypE, giving the protein MKKTINLSHGNGGRASKELLDTIILPCFAKEKEFAFSGDSGIFEFSNLSLAFTTDSFVVSPRFFPGGDIGKLSVCGTLNDLAVVGAKPQVLSCAFIIEEGFSIDELQLILNSIEKEASANGVRIITGDTKVVNRGEADGIYINTSGIGFRNSNLHLSPQNFRNGDRVLVSGTLAEHGFAIFTARNSLNIQANILSDCKSILSMTELLFENTPGIRLMRDPTRGGLATVLNEFVYGTKFSIELEEDKIPLKPEVRGLAEMLGMDPLYMANEGNFVAIVSEEDAKKALDLLHSHPLGENAADIGRITNTYPGKVILHTSMGGKRMLNMLIQDLLPRIC; this is encoded by the coding sequence ATGAAAAAAACGATTAACCTCAGTCATGGAAATGGAGGAAGAGCCTCAAAAGAATTATTGGATACTATTATACTTCCCTGTTTCGCTAAAGAAAAAGAATTTGCATTTTCCGGAGATAGTGGAATATTCGAATTTTCAAATTTATCTCTTGCTTTTACTACCGATAGCTTTGTTGTTTCTCCGAGATTTTTCCCCGGAGGAGACATTGGAAAGTTATCTGTTTGTGGAACTCTTAACGATTTGGCTGTAGTAGGGGCTAAACCTCAGGTTTTAAGTTGTGCTTTTATCATTGAAGAAGGATTTTCCATAGACGAGTTACAACTTATCCTAAATTCCATTGAAAAAGAAGCGAGTGCAAATGGAGTTCGAATTATAACGGGTGATACAAAAGTAGTGAATAGGGGAGAAGCAGATGGAATTTATATAAATACTTCCGGTATTGGTTTTCGAAATTCGAATCTACATTTGTCTCCACAGAATTTCCGGAATGGAGATCGAGTCCTTGTTTCAGGAACTCTTGCCGAGCATGGATTTGCAATTTTTACTGCCAGAAATTCTCTGAATATACAGGCAAACATTTTAAGTGATTGTAAATCTATTCTTAGCATGACAGAGCTATTATTTGAAAATACTCCGGGAATCCGTTTAATGCGGGATCCGACCCGTGGAGGATTAGCAACTGTATTAAACGAGTTTGTATATGGAACCAAATTTTCCATAGAGCTTGAGGAAGATAAAATACCACTGAAACCTGAGGTGAGAGGATTGGCCGAGATGCTCGGAATGGATCCTTTATACATGGCGAATGAGGGAAATTTTGTTGCGATTGTGAGTGAAGAGGATGCAAAGAAAGCTCTGGACTTATTACATTCGCATCCATTAGGAGAAAATGCGGCTGATATTGGAAGAATAACGAATACGTATCCCGGTAAAGTTATTCTTCATACAAGTATGGGTGGAAAGCGTATGCTAAATATGCTAATTCAAGATTTATTACCGAGGATTTGTTGA
- the hypD gene encoding hydrogenase formation protein HypD, whose product MDMLQEFRKSEYSKALINQIHKQQTEEKFTIMEVCGGHTAAILKYGIKDLLPESIELISGPGCPVCVTTSDFIDKGIELSHIEEVIVSSYGDVLRVPGSKSNLLKEKNAGRDIRICYSTLDAVEIAKQNPDKTIVFLALGFETTTPMTAIALKRARESRLTNFFILSGHKTMPEPMKIIASDPESRIEAFLLPGHVTTITGTGIYKNLSRDYHKFCSVSGFEPVDILHAILSLLEQRKKQDYSIQNKYSRAVSEEGNLKARELIKEVFEEVDVAWKGFGLIPKSGMGLRREWKQYDILEKYKLSNTVAGENPACICGDILKGKENPTACRLFAKACTPEHPKGACMVSDEGTCASYYRYQSVES is encoded by the coding sequence ATGGATATGTTACAGGAATTTCGAAAATCGGAATATTCAAAAGCACTGATAAACCAGATTCATAAACAGCAAACAGAAGAGAAATTTACCATTATGGAAGTATGCGGAGGGCATACGGCTGCTATTCTAAAGTATGGGATTAAAGATTTACTACCCGAATCGATTGAGTTAATTTCAGGTCCGGGTTGTCCTGTTTGTGTAACTACTTCTGATTTTATAGATAAGGGAATAGAACTTTCTCATATAGAGGAAGTGATTGTAAGTTCTTATGGTGATGTTTTACGTGTGCCGGGTTCAAAGAGTAACCTCCTTAAGGAGAAAAATGCGGGTAGAGACATACGAATTTGTTATTCTACTCTGGATGCAGTGGAAATTGCAAAACAAAACCCGGATAAGACAATCGTATTTCTGGCTCTGGGTTTTGAAACAACGACTCCTATGACTGCAATTGCATTAAAAAGGGCCAGAGAAAGCAGGCTTACAAATTTCTTTATCTTAAGCGGTCATAAGACTATGCCTGAGCCGATGAAGATTATAGCCTCTGATCCGGAGTCCCGTATTGAAGCTTTTTTATTACCGGGGCATGTAACTACAATTACAGGAACCGGTATTTATAAGAACCTTTCTCGGGATTACCATAAGTTTTGCTCTGTAAGTGGTTTTGAACCTGTAGATATTTTACATGCCATACTGAGTCTATTGGAACAGAGAAAGAAGCAGGATTATTCTATTCAAAATAAATATTCACGAGCTGTATCGGAGGAAGGAAATTTAAAAGCCCGGGAACTGATTAAGGAAGTATTTGAGGAAGTCGATGTGGCCTGGAAGGGTTTCGGGCTTATTCCTAAAAGCGGTATGGGTTTAAGAAGGGAATGGAAGCAATACGATATATTAGAAAAATATAAATTATCTAATACTGTAGCCGGAGAAAATCCGGCCTGCATCTGTGGAGATATTCTGAAAGGCAAAGAAAATCCAACTGCCTGTAGATTATTTGCTAAAGCCTGTACCCCGGAACATCCAAAAGGTGCCTGTATGGTAAGTGATGAGGGAACCTGTGCCAGTTATTACCGCTATCAAAGTGTAGAATCATGA
- a CDS encoding HypC/HybG/HupF family hydrogenase formation chaperone, with translation MCLAVPMKISFIDGNRGIAEIWNVSREVDLSLINSVRLGDYVLVHAGFAISKLDEEEARKTLSYFESITEGIDQVY, from the coding sequence ATGTGTTTAGCCGTTCCGATGAAAATTAGTTTTATTGATGGGAATCGGGGGATAGCCGAGATATGGAACGTTAGTCGCGAAGTTGATTTAAGTTTAATAAACTCGGTTCGATTGGGAGATTATGTTTTGGTTCATGCGGGATTTGCAATTTCTAAATTAGATGAAGAGGAAGCGAGAAAAACATTATCTTATTTCGAGAGCATAACTGAAGGCATCGATCAGGTGTATTGA
- the hypF gene encoding carbamoyltransferase HypF — MEANCNYKVTIKGVVQGIGMRPFLYRLASSYNFRGRVYNHNSGVSIEIEGNDLNQIQSFMQDLQENSPVHSKIYHIELEKIPFLEYKDFSMDYYSGGSKTLSLSPDLSFCEACRKETLDPKSRRSQYPFTTCAECGPRYSIMRSIPYERENTSMNEFPLCESCKREFTDINDRRFHAVTISCKECGPTLSYYSNQSKEYFYKDSRNYSEIITGLANDIWKGKIIAIQSIGGFHFICLANSDIVIRNLREKKKRNSKPFAIMFKDICMLEEYAEISAFDRALLQSPMAPIVLLKAKKKSKLLSSYVNRNSPYIGAILPSAPLHLLIMEKVNTPIIFTSANVANEGILYRVDEALTNSISDTVLFHNREIMFSCEDSVILPFREKSFFIRKSRGYVPALHSVSNKRSSEYFCTGADLNNSISVLSQEFLLEGMYNGNVQNPQIYKDYLRQTEFLSSFLNTEYTLVHDLHPSYNTSEWASEKNHQKLGVQHHHAHIAACLGEHSSFETVIGIALDGTGYGYEGEIAGFEFLIANRKEARNVFHLSELPLVGGEAAIHEPWRIAVACLQACSYTIEDILSLPFSKQIKEEGIRMLYSLAESSIRTVYTSGCGRLFDAVSALCSVCTVSEYDAHAAIDFENCIYGNLDNENVALDFETEPFYTFTVNKENRLIDWKPLLIKIVEDIKKNVPVQKISRNFHLALIKAIVEVVEFLSVETGIRTIALGGGVFMNRFILSNLVDDLEAKNYKVLYPSNIPVNDSGIAFGQAIIALEREQETVCV, encoded by the coding sequence ATGGAAGCAAACTGCAATTACAAAGTTACTATCAAAGGAGTAGTGCAGGGCATCGGAATGCGACCTTTTCTATACAGATTAGCTTCTTCTTACAATTTTCGAGGTAGGGTATATAATCATAACAGTGGTGTAAGTATTGAAATAGAAGGAAATGATTTGAATCAGATTCAATCCTTCATGCAGGATTTACAGGAAAACTCTCCGGTTCACTCAAAAATATATCATATAGAGTTAGAAAAAATTCCTTTTTTAGAATATAAGGATTTCAGTATGGACTATTATTCCGGTGGTTCTAAGACCTTGTCGCTTTCTCCGGATCTATCTTTTTGTGAGGCCTGTAGAAAAGAGACACTTGATCCAAAAAGCAGGCGTTCTCAATACCCTTTTACTACCTGTGCCGAATGCGGGCCGAGGTATAGTATCATGAGATCTATACCTTATGAGAGGGAAAATACTTCAATGAATGAATTTCCTTTGTGTGAATCCTGCAAGAGAGAGTTTACCGATATAAATGACAGAAGATTTCATGCAGTAACAATTTCCTGTAAAGAATGCGGACCGACGCTTTCTTATTATTCCAATCAAAGTAAGGAATATTTTTATAAAGATTCACGTAATTATTCAGAGATTATTACCGGCCTTGCAAATGATATTTGGAAAGGAAAGATTATTGCGATTCAATCTATAGGTGGTTTTCATTTTATTTGTCTTGCGAATTCAGATATAGTAATTCGTAACTTGCGAGAAAAAAAGAAAAGAAATAGTAAGCCTTTTGCCATAATGTTTAAGGATATTTGCATGTTAGAAGAATATGCAGAAATCTCTGCCTTTGATAGAGCTTTACTTCAGTCACCTATGGCGCCTATTGTACTTCTTAAAGCAAAAAAAAAGAGTAAATTACTGAGTTCTTATGTGAATAGGAACTCTCCTTATATCGGTGCTATTCTTCCCTCTGCGCCTTTACATCTATTAATTATGGAAAAAGTAAATACTCCCATAATATTCACAAGTGCAAATGTTGCAAATGAAGGTATTCTCTATCGAGTAGATGAGGCTTTGACAAATTCAATTTCTGATACAGTTCTTTTTCATAATAGAGAGATTATGTTTAGTTGTGAGGATTCGGTTATATTACCATTTCGGGAAAAGAGCTTTTTTATTCGAAAAAGTAGAGGTTATGTTCCGGCTCTTCACTCAGTTTCAAATAAAAGATCTTCGGAATATTTCTGTACGGGAGCGGATTTGAATAATTCCATTTCTGTGCTGAGTCAGGAATTTTTGCTTGAAGGAATGTATAACGGAAATGTTCAAAATCCTCAAATATATAAAGATTATCTAAGACAGACTGAATTTCTATCTTCTTTTTTGAATACTGAATATACCCTGGTTCATGACTTGCATCCCTCCTATAATACAAGTGAATGGGCTTCTGAGAAGAATCATCAAAAATTAGGAGTTCAACATCATCATGCTCATATCGCGGCCTGTCTCGGAGAGCATAGTTCTTTTGAAACGGTTATCGGAATCGCTCTTGATGGAACAGGGTATGGATACGAGGGGGAGATAGCCGGTTTCGAGTTTCTTATCGCAAACAGAAAAGAAGCCAGGAATGTCTTTCATTTATCGGAGCTTCCTCTCGTAGGAGGAGAAGCGGCAATTCATGAACCCTGGAGGATAGCAGTTGCCTGTTTACAGGCCTGTTCTTATACAATTGAAGATATTTTATCCTTACCTTTCAGTAAGCAAATTAAAGAAGAGGGGATTCGAATGTTATATTCCCTGGCAGAGAGTTCTATACGAACTGTATATACTTCAGGCTGCGGTCGTTTATTTGACGCGGTATCTGCCTTATGCTCTGTTTGTACTGTTTCGGAATACGATGCCCATGCGGCGATAGATTTTGAGAATTGTATATATGGTAATTTAGATAACGAAAATGTAGCCTTAGACTTCGAGACTGAGCCTTTTTATACTTTTACCGTAAATAAAGAAAATAGACTTATAGATTGGAAGCCTTTATTGATTAAAATAGTAGAAGACATAAAGAAAAATGTACCGGTGCAAAAAATCAGTCGGAATTTTCATTTAGCCCTGATAAAAGCTATTGTCGAAGTAGTGGAATTCTTAAGTGTGGAAACAGGGATTCGAACGATTGCTTTGGGAGGTGGAGTTTTTATGAATCGATTTATACTTTCCAATTTAGTAGATGATTTAGAAGCAAAAAATTACAAAGTATTATATCCATCTAATATTCCGGTGAATGATTCAGGTATTGCTTTTGGTCAGGCAATCATAGCTTTGGAAAGAGAGCAGGAGACAGTATGTGTTTAG